The genomic segment acagctttggagtttggacgcttacttttggaatttgTTTAAGATTTCGcttatttaattacttttttttattttttcgctcaacaatttcaaaaattctattattttctctatccaTTCTATATTAACCCACATTAACTATGTTAATGCAAGTTATGTTAGTATGTATCAGagcttttcatttatttttttctaatttattatacttgtcataacttttttcatttgttttaaattatttattgtatTAGAGTACTATATttgacaattaaaaaaaaaaaaaaaactatgtgtGCACCTATTTATCtctattttttgtaattttatatcttactaaattttaaaattatcttaataattaaaatgattttttaacgtaaaatataaatgatacAAACTTTCACCGACCCTCCTACAATATACCAAGTTTTAATCAACAATCAATGATACCGACTTATAcctaacttttgtttttatagtttattcgacaaaaaaaataattaaacaaaagttaGTAAAGAATTATATTATGAAAAAGCTTAATTTGGTATCATtcacaattaataaaaattatattattactaaaaaatcaacaaaaattaatattatctaaaaataattttttctatataaaattGTTTTATAACAAGAAAATCAGAACAGCAGAAGTATAAGTGGGGTTCACCGTTCACCACCTTAGTGTTCTGATTTTCTCTAGAACTTTGCGCCTTCACCGAGCTCCAATATATGTCGGTTTTTCTCCTCTCTCATTTTCCTTATTTTACTCCTCTAATCAAACCCAGATAACATTTTATTTCCTCTGTTTATATCTAGATTTCCCACAAAGGGTATGTAGTTTATAATCCTTTGTTCCTAAACCTTGCTATATCTAATGAACTGAATTTACTCAATTATTTGATCAAATACCcatctctttttttctttttcttttctaaaattCTTTATAAATCAGAATCAAAGTTGGGGAAATGAATGAGGGGAAGAAGTATTGCGCTGATTGCAAGACCACAAAAACTCCTTTATGGAGGAGTGGTCCTTATGGTCCCAGGGTATAACATAATACCTAACCCAAATTCATtccatctttcttttttttttttttgttgattattctgttttctttttttgatacTCTGTTTTTTGGGTGGCAGTCACTGTGTAATGCTTGTGGAATCAGAtacagaaaaagaaagatggcagaAGACAAGGAACCCAGTTCAGGAATCAGGAGGAGAGATGATTATAATGATGATAATCAAATGAATGAATCAATGAAGATAAGATGTAGTAGTTACACTGattattcatcttcttcttcgtcTTGTTCACCATTGAAGAAACAGAGGAGTAATAATGGAAATATTATTAGTAGAAATTTGGGGGAGGTGGAGCAAGCTGCTGTGTTGCTTATGTCTATGGCTTGTGATTCTATTTTTGCTTAATTTGAATGAATTGTTTTAGGGGATTAGGGTTTGACCACATTAATTAATTGTGTTTTTAGATTAGTGATGATGAGTATGTACGAGATGAAATGGCTAGGGTTTTTTGATTTGGTGGGTGTTTTTTTGGGATGTTTTTATTGGAGTAAAGGGTTTATAAGAATATTGGAGAGAAGGAAAATCATATTTTGTTTCACTATTATCGATTTTCATatcatttttttcttctctaataataataataataataataataataataataataaatattgttGAAATGTGTAGAAtagtttgaaagaaaaaaatggaAGTGATAGGAGAATTGAAAGTTTTAGGCCTTTTGCAATGTTTGGAGTTGTAATTATTTGGGTcgtttattgtaaattttgtaattattaagTTTGTTAACAATTTGGTTACACTTCATTTGCTGTATTCGTTTTAGTCATCTTACTACATTAAATTTGATGTTTCTCATTTTCTAACCTTAGATTGAAACACCAAATCAGAGTTTATCACCGTTAAACACACTAAAATTCAAACACTAACTGTCTATTTAGTTACTGGTATTAAATGGTAGTAATTAGAATGacttatagtgtaaaatttcatccaAAGTTTCATATTATTCTACGATAATAAACTTTGCACTGGAATGAATTTGATCAAGAAAATATGAGATAATTGTAGTTGGACAAATATGACCATTAAGGCAATAAAGTGATTTTTCAACAAAATTTCCATTGCCCCTATTTATTACTATGTACTAAATGGGCCGTGAGTGCTAAATGTTTTTGAATGTTCGAATAAAAACTGCTGGGGGAAGTGGAAGTTTCAATTCTTGTAATATTGGAGATGACTAGACTGGGTCGGGTATGAGTTGGGCTGGGCTCAACTATAAACAGGTTGGGCCGGGTCGGATCCTACAAAATAAGAAACAGACTTTATGGCCCAGTCCGATCCGACCCAACCCATTTATATTAATTCTTCAGATTAGTAAGAAATTGGATGATACTTATTGTaatcataaaataattatagCTAGTTTATAATAAACTGACAAAAATAATCCAATGCATCTAGCAATAAATGAAGCAgttaaattataagaaacttaCACAAGTGTATTATAATTAATACATTCTGTATTACTACTCTCAAATTATTTACTTAACTAAAATTAATCAAACACCATAAACAAGACAAAACAAAACTTGAGGGCCATTCATAAACAAAGAAACTTTATGAAAAGAACCTCAAACTTTATGTAATATTGTACTAATGTCGTTGTGCCCTTCTCTCTTGATGACCGCCTTCAATGGTGGGTTCATCTGTAGCCAATGATTTCTCTTAAGTCTTGCCAACATTAATATGgtcttctttttcttattttccttccttttttattatttgggcGTTAAGTCTATAATTATTTTTCCTCCTTTTTGATAAATATTTCCGTTCAGTTAATTTGACGCGAGAGAAGATGAGATTGAGATTCGTGAAAGATTAATTGAAGGTTTACTAAtgtgaaattatataaattaaattctaGGGTTTATAGTTTGGGGGAGTTGTTAAGATTTATGATTTAGGGAAATTTTTAGGGGAGAAAGATGAGAGAGGTTGAGGGGAAATGATAAGAGAGTTAAAGAAAAGTTGCTGAAGATAAACATTTAGCAGCCCATTTTATGTTACTTGGTATAGCCCGTTTAGAACCCTTATTTAAAACCATTTAACCCTCTCATTTTCAAGTTCTATAATGTCTGGaaatcataattttatttgaaaatttaaaattgataaatttattgtttggtaaataaaaaaaattttaaatttgaatttggatcaaatccttaccattgtttttaaaagtagttaaagttgaaaatttgaaaataactaTTCAAACCTCAACATTcttaaaaatttcataattgaaatccataatttaaaataaaatacttgttcCCAAAATAAGGTTAATTTTCAGCCCAACCCATTTTGAGCTCGCCTCATTTAAAACCCTTATTTTGAAGGGTTGGATCAAGGGCCCCAATAAATATCCAACCCAATGCACAGCTCTAGAGATGACTTTGATCATCTAATATATTTTATGCTTTGTCTTGCACTTAGGAGGATGATGTGTGTGCAAAAAAGTAAAAAGGCTTGAGGTTCAGATCACTCTATGAAGATCAAAGGGAATGTTTTGAAATGCCTTGGTAAGGCAAGAGATGTCTGGAACAACTCAATAGAGTGCTCATGAAGGCTTATGTTCATGCCTTGAGTGAGGAAGGGTGAAGTTAGGAATTTAAGTTAGGGGGTCGAATATCGATTAGCAAAAAAAATTTAGCGGAATGATCGATATAGTATCAATGTAATTAGTTCATGATTGTGTTCAAGAGCATAAGAACTAATACCATATTATCCAAGTCATTTCTtgcaaaattaagtaataaaaaattttcattacaattaaataagatttgttagcaaaaattaatctctattatacaaaaatatacTTTTTAGAGTAAAAAACAACATGAcaaccaaaaatataaattttaaattatatatttttttgataaactTTAACTGAAAGTAAAGGGTTGTACAAGATTTTTTCCATAACATTGCAGTTCTGCAAGTAATTGTGAATTATAAGTTTTTGTTACTTTATTAATCAGTATTAAATATTATGCACTTATTATTGAATGTAACATCCTATTAGActtgaagagaaaaaataattactcaatttataaaaaacaatagaTGACATTACAGTAAGCAATttgatcaattattaatttctcTATCATAAAATACAAGCAATATTTGGTATTatggtaaaaatatataattatttaaaaatatcttTGACcatttcacataaatatatgCAATCTTGCAACGGTCAAAATCTaattatttaacaataaaaGCCAAAGTATTAAATACAAGGATAAAAAAGAGTATTAGTTTTTAAAcaaaattcatatttacataaaattatgttGGAAAATTATTGGTACCCCTCAGTTTTGGCtttttatcaatggtacccctaagttttttttattatcaatggtatccttGTTTATTGAGCGTCTTACAACCGTAATCTTTTTTAAGCCTATTAATATCTATACCATTTATTCATTTAAGCATACTAAAAACCACTTCATCTAATTAAAACAACAACTTCAGCATACTAAAACACCAACATCATCAAACTAGAACATCAACTTCAGGCTTCAGCATACTAAATTACCAACTTTAGCaaattaaaacaccaacttgAGCATAATAAAACACCAATTTCAGCATATAAAAACATCAACTTTAAAATACAAACTTCAATATACTAAACACCAACTTCAGCTTACTAGAACACCAACTTTtgcatattaaaatatttttattataagtaTTATTTACAACATAACAACTTATTATGCTGAAATAACAAGAGATTACACTAACCCGCAACTTCTTTAAAGAAATGAAATTCGACTGATGATTTGAAGAAAAATCGACAAAAAACTTATCTTAATGATTTCATGAAAATGACGGAATTGtgttaaaataagaaaatgacagaGAATTTTACAATGATTTGAAGGAAATAGAGAAGTTAAGAAATATAGACAGTTACTATATTATTTGAAGACAACGCGTATTCTAAAAAATGaatctttattttcttattttttaaaattaaaccaattatcacaaaattttaaatttccttTAAAAGTGCAAATTATCACAAAACGTAGaaatgtaattatttttctctatatttCAACTAAAAAATATTGTAGAACTTGAAAAATGAAATACATGTAGAAATTCCTATCAAACTAACTCTTAACGGTGGGGCTAATCCGGCAATCCAATCGCTGAGGAATTCTTTGCTTGTTTCTAAGTCCTGGTTTCTGAAAACATTTGCTTACCCCGCATAGCTTCTCTTCTTGCTCTTCTTGCTCTTCTTGCTATATAATCATTGTTAATTCCTTTAATGATTCAACAAATGCAGATTCTCATTTCAGTTAATTTCAAGGCAcgttttctctctctctctctctctctttctctctttccGTTTCATTTCTCTATTGATTAGTGTGTTTTAAAATGATGCTTAGATTTGAGTGCTCAATACTCATGCCTAAGTTGTTCTTTTGATTCGTGTTTTTAATCCCATATCATTAATATATACTGGGTGTTTGAATTTTGCTTGATTGGtatcatatttgtcattttgggtTTGTCTCAGGTCAAAATAAattgccttttctttttctattagtTTCAGCGGATCAGCTTGTTAAATGGAGaacattttgttgatttttctatttatttgatGCGAAAGTGGTTAGCATTTTTGTATAATGGCTTGACTTTTGGCAAAAGTTTGTTTAAATCATATCTACCTATATTTGTTGATGTATTTTCTTTTGAATATTGATCTATTTTTTCAAGAATGAGACCGTCAGTTTTGTTACCAAATCATCTATTGATGATGATGGATTTGGGTACTTAGGAGTTAGGCATGGTCTAGTTTGCATTGAAGAGGGCAATGTTGAGGAAGCAAAAAGACTCACATGTAGAAGGTCTTCTACTGTATTATGGATTGTTGAATTCTTAGAGATAATGTAGGAGTGTTTGTATGAGTGAAAAATCTTTTTTTGGTGAATCTAGCTCTAGAGTGTGAGAGGCTTATGCAATGTTTGAATAGCAAATTAGGAGAGAAAAGGAAGGAAAGGAAGGAGAAGGGAAGGAAGGGGAGTGTTCATGCTTTATGTGTTGTGTGTAGCgctttgtttcttcttcttcatccgaTCTCCTGTCTCTAATTGTGTGCCATATTCACAACAAATGGACCGTATTTTTGTTTCATGTCCACAAAGGTTATACActtgtgtttgttgttttccATCATGAAGAATGTTGTGTTTTTGTGATCTGACTCTGAAAATGCATTCAACTTCAATGCTCAATTTTGTTACAAATTATCTGTTGATTAGCTTAACCAGGTGTTGACTTACTATATAATTGCTTAAAAAAGTATGTGTTTTTCATGTAGTATCATTTAATGCTTTgtgatgtgttttttttttatctttatgtAATGAGGTGCACTATAATCCCTATTTCCTAGGAAACCCGGTAAGAATAATTGGCTTAAAGATATTTGGAAAAGGAATACTCAACTTCTATATTGGGAGTTCGAAAATGTGCGTATGAGCAAATATTTGAATGATGTAGATGTTTTGTTGTGTCATGGACTCTCTCTCAACTCACAACCTCTACAGTACACCCTCACACATCTTCATACTTAGATATTGGATGTCGAGTGATGTTGCTTCAGTCACAATGCtaaataatgatttttatattctAGGTTTCACTCGCCTAGGATAAACAGATATCATGAACAAATGTTCTAGAAAATTATACTTCAATTAACCTCCCTTTATTTGTTGCATATAATAGGGTATCATGGCACTTTTTATCTTAGCTTATCTCTAAATCTATTGAGATAAGCATCCTTAAAGCATAAGAGTTGCAACTAATGAATTGAAGAGTTTATACTCCTCTAACAGCTTTGAACCTGTATACACTATAATTCCTCAGCAACTACACTGAT from the Amaranthus tricolor cultivar Red isolate AtriRed21 chromosome 12, ASM2621246v1, whole genome shotgun sequence genome contains:
- the LOC130828103 gene encoding GATA transcription factor 16-like isoform X2; its protein translation is MNEGKKYCADCKTTKTPLWRSGPYGPRSLCNACGIRYRKRKMAEDKEPSSGIRRRDDYNDDNQMNESMKIRCSSYTDYSSSSSSCSPLKKQRSNNGNIISRNLGEVEQAAVLLMSMACDSIFA
- the LOC130828103 gene encoding GATA transcription factor 17-like isoform X1; the protein is MPQSSTKMDWRIIIGSLGIKDTRGYEETSLCNACGIRYRKRKMAEDKEPSSGIRRRDDYNDDNQMNESMKIRCSSYTDYSSSSSSCSPLKKQRSNNGNIISRNLGEVEQAAVLLMSMACDSIFA